A stretch of DNA from Doryrhamphus excisus isolate RoL2022-K1 chromosome 6, RoL_Dexc_1.0, whole genome shotgun sequence:
CGATAGAGTCCGGGAGCAGACTTGTTTCGATGGATGAGCCATCATGGGTGAACCATGTTTGATTCAAAGCACAAGATGGAGTGCTGTTTTGTAttagtttttttcaactcaaGACTCAGCTCGATACAAAATAGTGACTCACTGTGAAGAATAGACTTTGTGTGGGTATGATTAGAGCATGGGGAAGCATGCAGTGATTTGATTGTTGACAGTCTGGTCTTGACACCCTCCTTGTGGCCTCCACCTTCAGATGCCCATTCCAGATAACACTGATTATAAAATGGAATGTGCACAATTATGACAATGTGTTCTCCGTATGTGCTTTGTGCTGGCCAGGGGGGAAGCGAAAATGAGAtgtgtcgaaaaaaaaaaccccaaaaaacagaaGCCACACTGAGAACTTTAAAAAGAAGACAagccaaaacaaacactttCATCGACCAAAACAAAAGGAAGTGCACATTCTGCACAGTAGATTGATGAGTAGCTgcacatttttatataattttagtttGAATGCACAACCTAGCATAAACTATGTAGTGTGTTAAATTTAGCAAAACTACATTAGAATGAAaagaatttacaaaaaatatgtaaaaaaaaaaaaaaaaaccctgacagCTGTTTGGACCATCATGCTGTTTGTCATGCATTAGCTGccaatcaataataatattacttacTGTATAGCACCTTTGACACAAAAATTATAGCTCAAAGTGCTACACATCGAGAAAGTTTCcataaaatgaaattttataAAAAGAAAAGGCTTGAGACGggtaaaaataagaaacaattgattatacataaaattaaataaaatggaaTTAACACAAATTGAAcagaatttaaataaaaatgtaattttcaatTTAGTTCGAGTTGCAGTAAAACCTCACATACACAAATTATGTATTTAGCCCCATTTTCATCTCCTTTCAAAggttaatgaaaatgtttttaatttgccTCTCTAATGTCCTTTGGTATTGTATTGGTGCATAGTTAGCAAGGGCGGTATCCCCAATTTTCTTTGTAGTATTTCTTGGAGCTGCTATGTAACCCCATGTCACCTGACCTTAGTGTTCTATTTGGTATGTAATTGATCAGTGAGTTTGCCATGTATATAGGTCCTGTCCCATTTAAGGCTTTGTAGGTGAGGAGTAGTATCTTAAAATGAATTCTGTAGGTTAGCGGTAGCCAGTGAAGGGATGTGTTCTCCCACACACAACAGTAGTCAAGTCTGcttgaaataaaagcatgtatCAGTTTTTCGGCCTCCTTTCTGTTTATAACTGGTAATACTTTGGCTATGTTTCTAAGGCGGAACGCAGTTCCTGCCCATCCACTCATTTATTGCTGTAAGGCAATTTGTAATGCCATCAGGCTCTGCGgggatgtatatatatgtgtgtcgTCCGTGTGGTTATGGAAGCTGACACTATGTTGATGAAGTAACATTACTAGAGTAGTGTACTGAAGTGTAATCTGTCCATTCAAACAAGAAAAGCCTTCAGGACTACCGGTACTTTTTGCTTTTCCTTTCAATAGAAATCTAGTTTTGATAAAACTGGCAACTCCTCAGAGAAAAGATGACTGTATGGTAGGTTTCCCCCATCCCCCGGACTAGAAAAGTGTACTTTTAGGAACTGCAACTATGCAATTTCACAACAACCACAGACCTGGAAAAAAGGTTTCAAATTGACCCGTTGGGAAAGTGGCgggttttttttgccatctttTGGGTCCTACTAGGACCCCTGATTAATCAGAAAAGtgtagtttcattcattcattcattcattttctaccgctttttcctcacgagggtcgcggggggtgctggagcctatcccagctgtcttcgggcataaggcggggtacaccctaaactggtcgccagccaatcacagggcacagtgTAGTTTCAGCAACTTGAAAAAATGCGCCTCAAGAGAAGTTGGCTAGAATACTGTAATTCtcgaatacatttatttaagccaaaaatggtaaaaagcaATCTGACAAAGATCTACTCAGTAAATTAAAAAGTCTATAATTCTgtataagaaaaaatacatggttatatgtttcattcattcatttcatgaaGTATGAGGgcgaaaaaaattacatattaaaACACATGGACATAATAGACACCTAGTATTCTCTGCAgcaaatatgaggaaaaattctAACGATCCTTCATATAAATATGCAAACAAAGATGAAACTGTAAACTGTTTAAAGtgcaaaatattcaaaatggtACCTGAGTAAACACCTTTCAGACATTAGTCTTCATCATCAGAGGAATACGTGGGTCTGGATGGTTTTGGATTTAAGTCAGAGGACACGTGCAACACAGTGTCCACTCGGAGGAGACTTTTGACACACTGCAGTACAGCCATAATTAGATAGTATTTACAGGAGACAGATTCAAGTCcggatgacattttaaaattgtttgaTGATGAATACATACTTGGCTCTTTTAGTGCTTGGCTAAACTCTGACTTGCAAAGGATTCTATCCGGTTGGGAAGGATCACAACTCCTGACTCCTGTTTGAACCTGCAGAAAACGTCTTAGATTGTCAGAGTAAATATGTCTCGGAAGACACAGTAAAGCATCAGCCAAGAGCTGGCACACAATGGGGACATCTGTATCTGTGGGATTGGAAATGGTATGAGTTTTGCCATGTTGTAAGAGAGTGTGATGTAAGAGAAACTCAAAAGTTCCACCAGCAGTTATGGCAAAGCCTGGCAAAATTGAAGATGAAGATTTGCCTGATTGTACAGGTATTGTAGTTGCATCCAAGGGCTCCCACGTTGTACGCAGCATATGGATGACGTCCTCAATTGCACGTGCATATTGATCTGTTTGCCCTTCCCCTAGGCCGCAGATGACAACAGTACTTGGTTTGGCCATCTCTTCCTTGGAATCAGGGAAAGTCACATGAACATacctgtagaaaaaaaaaatcaataatttcaATAAGCAAATTAGATGGGAATGATATCATgttgaaagaaaatgttttcaaaCCTATGTGCCCCCAAATGTATTGGCTGGCAAGAGGTCAAAGAAGCAACATGCACTGGTTGAATCCCACGGCAGTCTGTGACAGGTGAGGCCCCACTCAGGTGTATAAAGAGAGCCAGCTCATCTTCACTCACACACTCCACAACGCACATCTCCGCTTGTGTAGCTAAAGCCAGGACAGCATCAGACTGTTTCACTGAAGACAGGAGAATCGAGACTCCAAGAGTCTGAAGGTTTGCAAAAATACACTCCAGTGAGTTTTCAGCCCAGGCACTAAAGTGCAAAATACTCCTGTCATGATGATTTCCGTGATCCCCCATCGTTCGTGTCTGTAGCTCCAGTATTTCTTCTGCATTAAGCCATTTTGGTTGCAGGGATATGGTAAATACAACTGCCTTAACTGGGTCCTGGCGAACGTTGTGGTGGGGTGTTGCAAAGTCCCTATGGATGACTTGTCCTGCAATTAAACGTGAACAACTAACAGGAAAGCCTACCACAGCTGTATGCAGGGCAGGGAAGTTGTCATTTAGAAACTGGAGTGATGAGAAAGTAAAACACCTCCAGTTAATGAGCAGTTTGCAAATGAGTTCACTCATTAAGTCACAGTGGGTACAACCCAAGCGCGTACAAAAGAAAGTCCCAAGCAACTTCTGAAGGTTGTCATGGTCAGTCACTGCATTTGCAGATAAATTATTTACCAAAAGACGAACTCCACGGGGAGCCACAGCAACGGCGATAAGATCCTCCAGTTTCTCCTGTGTGAACTCCAGCATTTGCTCCACCAAGCGCCTGGCAGTGGCAGACTCTGCGGTTGCCCGAGACTTATAATTGTGTGATACAATTGGCTCTTTAGAGGCTGCACTATGAATGGTCCGTAATAATGATGCCACCAGGAGGATAAAGGACTTTGATCCATCCCCTGTTTTCCTGCTGTGCTTCCTGATACACTCCACCACCATCCTGTagtgaaataaatattacacaCTCCACACTGAGAACATCCATAAAAGAACATGCCTGTGTTACCGAGCAAGCGGGTGTTCCAGTTGTAGCACTGTGAGAATTTGTGTCCCACTACGGCTCAACATTACTTGTCCAGTGTCTCGGGTGAACAGCACCTGTCCTCCCTCAGGGCCGAAGCTGCGGAGGATGACGGCTTCCAGTGCACACACAGTTTGCAGGACATGTTTCAGGTGAAGACACTGCACACGTTGCATCACTTATGACAGTGGCTCGGGGAGTCATTGGAGGGTTGAGGATTCAAACTTCGCTTCTTCCATCCATCTCAGTCACTCTGCCATTGTGTCCTTTGGCAAGACACCACacagatacagtatataaatatgaatgaatgtttggtggtgatCGGAGAGGCAGTTGGCATGAAATGGCAGGTACGTTTCTGTCTTTCAGTCTCAGGGTGGCTGTGACTAGAGATGTAGATTTACACAACACGTGTATACTTAGTCAACAAGTACGCTTGCGACTAAAACAGAATTATTACAATTTGCACTAATCAAACAATACATCGACCGCGTTCGTGTATATTTAAATAAGAACATCCGACTAACAATTTAAGTAACAAGTCGCTCATGAGAAAAGCAAAGACATAGGTAACACTGTTAGCATCTGCTAGCCTACAATTGCTAAACTGAGTGAAACGGAGTTTATCGCAAGCTcattttgttacattgttgGTCCCATCAAGCCGCTCTAAGCGACACATTCTATCCATCTAAAGACATATACTGGATAGTATATTTTATGGAGAAAAACTGAAAAGAAACCTCACCATCTGTCACGCTAGAAACCACTGCTTCCCTCTGTATCCTGGAGACGGAGTTTCTTCGCTTGAAGTAGCGCATACGCACAGTGGCTCAAAAACCTTTACTGCCATCTAGCGTCTAATAGTGTAAAtcgtttttaaataatttggtTTATacgtacattttttattaattacagATGCTTTAACTATGCTGGGTATTTGGTTGTAAGCATATAATGTATGTTTACACTCATTATTCATAATTGTATTATAcaacaatacaaacaaatgtCTAAAAGTGGTAGGGATGGCCTGAGAACTTTGAACGTTAACCAAATCAGAAGGTCTAGAACATGTTATATGAAGGGCACAGACATTGACCTTTGTCAAAAATGATCCAAACACACCAAAAGTGCGCTGTAGGTGTTGTCTCACCGTTCTTCCTGTACAGTATTGCGGATCATTTTCTTCAAGGTTAACAGAGACCCGGGTCGGAACCTGatctgtgtgtgttgctgcagAAACCACATCCAAAGTTTCTAAATCAGGCAACAACATCATCTATACATAGACAATATCAGGAAGTTCTGCAGTGAGATGCTCAACAACACACACGGATATACATGCACACACTACTCTGAATGTTAATGCTGGCTATTGCTGAACCCTCAGTATGCTAACGAGTCTTTTAAAAAGCAGTGTCACTACACTAATGAATATTCATCTGTGGACCGGAGAGGGTGACTAGTATGGATGGGACAGAGGTCAAAAGAGGAGCTTTTAAAAAAGACCCAAATTAACGCACCTTGAGAGAGAAAGAAACTTTAAATTCCAAAATATCTTCtcccttttttattatttgacccAAAATTTTCgagatacacacaaaaaaagcacatATTGACTGCACGTTTTTCTTGTGCTGATCCAGTCCTGTCATCcttttctcttcctcctcctcctcctcttgctccTCTCTGTGGGGGAAAGCAGCACTTCTGAGTCTGAACACTGCTGCTGTTGGGACAACCAGATACTGGTAGGTCTGTTTATTATGTACTCTATTTGATGCAAAACTATTTTAAACAAGGAACACTTACCTGGATGTAAAAACATTAgggttattatattatatacttatTTAGTACTCAAGGTTTTTGGAATTATTGTGTGTGCAACTTTTTTGAGGATGAAAACCAAGTAACGTGTTTTCTGCCAGCAGTTATTGAATGAAGTAATGTATTAACTACCTTGTGAGTTTGTGGTGTAAATATCTGTTGAAGATGAAAAGCAGGCTCTGTGTAATATTTAGTATAATTCTTAAAAATGTTGTGAATAAGTGTGAGATTATTTACAGCGAGCACCACAGTAACATATATTTACAACATTTCCACATCATGTTTATTAAGACAATACAACAAtcaaataacaattattatagaACTTAGTAAACTGCTACAACTCCCCCTGATTATACTGAATAAAAGTCAAGATTTGATGGCTGTCACCTACAGTACATGTAGTGAAGGCTGAATGAGAGCATGACCTTGGCTCTTAGCTGCCACCGCTGTAGAGCAGCACACAAGTCCACGTGTGATGCTTCTCTCGTCTCCTTCACGTCAGCAGCTGGGTCACATACAGTCGTACAGGGTGTACATCCTGCTCCAGTGTTAGTGCATACCCAGCAGAAAAAGGAGAAGTTATTTGAAACCACCAGTCACGGGAGAATATTATAAATTTGATCAATTGGCTTTTATCAGGCATTTACAAGTGAGCCTATTTGTTTAGTTTTAGAAacaagtttttgttttgtttgttgcattttttccaTGAGCTCAGAAATGATCTGCTATAAAcaggattatgcaaaaacaaaaaaataataaaatggtaATTCAGGGTGCGTTCACACTATAATATGACCACTATCCTCCGCTGACCCACACTCAAGCAGCATTGCACTCTTTCAGGGTTTGCAGTTTCCATGTGCCATCTTCATGATGatgcaacagttttttttttactgtaacttTGTTGATTTTGTGAGCCATTGTTTAGTTCTATGGTGTAAAGTAGCTGTTATCACTGATAACATGTGCCTGTGCATTAGCAACAGCGATGAGTGAGGCTACGTAAGGATACCATGACAACAAAGCATAGTATTAGTAGTAAttactagggatgagcgagtacaccactatctgtatcagTATATGtgtctgttcacccatctaaatatCTGTATGTATCTGTACTCTGAATAAGCGGagcataaaccggaagtgggtatGGTTTAACCGGAATTGGCCAGGGCTTAAATCGTATATTTATTGTtgattattcagctatatgtgtacggTGTgttaagtgatctgtaagacttacGTATTAGCTTTTCATATCAAGTCTTCTacaattttctgtttttttcttagttactttatgctttatttttctgtttgtttctaCGATATGCTGTTTACacgctgagaaaaaaaaagatccacaaatggcccgcaTGCCACTAAATGACACTGCCATAAACAAAGGCTCGATACAggcttccacagcagtgcacacATACCCAGTTGAGAAAGTGAGGATtagtggtgcattcaaggatgACTGaacaaaatttgaaatttgaaatctTGACTAAAAAACATTATCAATGAAGTACGTTGTTAGAGTTTAACagtggaaaaaatgtgaaattattttcattaaaaatatatatacagtcatggaaaaaaatattagaccaccctaaaggtacatttgtttgtatatatataatgataataacacaaATATCTTATGAGAGTTTAATGTAAGAGATGGTATCTTGCAACTTTCATGGTTTTCTTGATCACCTCAATGTCATTATTTTCAGTGCATATGAATTTACACTAGTCAAACTAAATGGATGCTCGGTGTCAGGTGTTCACGGGCCTGGCACAGATTGCTGTTGGTGGTGTGATGTTAAACAAATTTTGGATGCAAATAGTCCCTACACACCAAAAACGCGCTGTGCTTAGTTGCCACAATCCATGGAGGGCCCACATTTTGTGCAAGGGAGCGCAAAATAGCAAAATGGATGCGCATCGCAGCTGTGAAGTCAGCCCATGGCTGCAGAggaatgattgacagcacacAGCAGAATAAGATAATAAAATTGCAACCAAATCCAAATTCATCCAGTATTTTTCACATTACTTAATGTATGACTACATGTTGTGATATTGTATCCTATTTTGTGTTGTATCAGATGTAGCTGCAACATGACGGGTAACCATCAAGATGATGTCCCAATCATACCAACAAGCGCCACCCATTCGCTGAACACCACAGATAATGGAACGCGTTCTGCAGGCCAGAGTGCCAACAGGTTCATGAGTGAGCAGCATAAAATCCACAGTGAGTTAACTCAACTAAGTCAACCTAACAGTGCTGTGACACCATGAGTGGGTTtgcatattatcacatactacagtattaattggccctgtagccctagaaaccgcccatgaatgatacaggaaaaggccgaaatgatactgtgtcaaagcccagggaagtgatactgataaaatatagagtttaaccatgtccagtatcagcccccgtagctgtccactcagagcgcgctgctctggtatcgtgcccgtgaaacaaccaatcagagaacagcgcacgagcgtgaacacacagcgtttgttttgctgacgtctgtgctctgtcaacatgtcagcggttgacactcccggcgaaagacaaatagggaaaatagcaaatagaatattagaaatg
This window harbors:
- the bbs10 gene encoding Bardet-Biedl syndrome 10 protein isoform X1, which encodes MQRVQCLHLKHVLQTVCALEAVILRSFGPEGGQVLFTRDTGQVMLSRSGTQILTVLQLEHPLARMVVECIRKHSRKTGDGSKSFILLVASLLRTIHSAASKEPIVSHNYKSRATAESATARRLVEQMLEFTQEKLEDLIAVAVAPRGVRLLVNNLSANAVTDHDNLQKLLGTFFCTRLGCTHCDLMSELICKLLINWRCFTFSSLQFLNDNFPALHTAVVGFPVSCSRLIAGQVIHRDFATPHHNVRQDPVKAVVFTISLQPKWLNAEEILELQTRTMGDHGNHHDRSILHFSAWAENSLECIFANLQTLGVSILLSSVKQSDAVLALATQAEMCVVECVSEDELALFIHLSGASPVTDCRGIQPVHVASLTSCQPIHLGAHRYVHVTFPDSKEEMAKPSTVVICGLGEGQTDQYARAIEDVIHMLRTTWEPLDATTIPVQSGKSSSSILPGFAITAGGTFEFLLHHTLLQHGKTHTISNPTDTDVPIVCQLLADALLCLPRHIYSDNLRRFLQVQTGVRSCDPSQPDRILCKSEFSQALKEPSMYSSSNNFKMSSGLESVSCKYYLIMAVLQCVKSLLRVDTVLHVSSDLNPKPSRPTYSSDDED
- the bbs10 gene encoding Bardet-Biedl syndrome 10 protein isoform X2, producing the protein MQRVQCLHLKHVLQTVCALEAVILRSFGPEGGQVLFTRDTGQVMLSRSGTQILTVLQLEHPLARMVVECIRKHSRKTGDGSKSFILLVASLLRTIHSAASKEPIVSHNYKSRATAESATARRLVEQMLEFTQEKLEDLIAVAVAPRGVRLLVNNLSANAVTDHDNLQKLLGTFFCTRLGCTHCDLMSELICKLLINWRCFTFSSLQFLNDNFPALHTAVVGFPVSCSRLIAGQVIHRDFATPHHNVRQDPVKAVVFTISLQPKWLNAEEILELQTRTMGDHGNHHDRSILHFSAWAENSLECIFANLQTLGVSILLSSVKQSDAVLALATQAEMCVVECVSEDELALFIHLSGASPVTDCRGIQPVHVASLTSCQPIHLGAHRYVHVTFPDSKEEMAKPSTVVICGLGEGQTDQYARAIEDVIHMLRTTWEPLDATTIPVQSGKSSSSILPGFAITAGGTFEFLLHHTLLQHGKTHTISNPTDTDVPIVCQLLADALLCLPRHIYSDNLRRFLQVQTGVRSCDPSQPDRILCKSEFSQALKEPMCQKSPPSGHCVARVL